A window of Lusitaniella coriacea LEGE 07157 genomic DNA:
CGGCTAGGGCAACTCGTAGCGTATGTTCGATGTTGTGGTACGCTGCATCGCTGAGGGCAATTCGTTCAATAGCCATATTCGCAACCGAAACAATGAGTTCGATCGCGTCAGAGCGAGTGCAACTGCAATCGTAAGTTTTTTGATAGCCTGCTTGGAGAGATTTAATACACAGATGAACAGTGATGTTCGAGCTGCTTAACATGGTTCCTGCACTTTTTTAAGGAACGTTATTTGTAGTTAGGTTTATAAGGTTGATTTCAACAGAGTTCAATCGAGCTAAATCGCTCTAGGTTGAAGTGGAGATACACGGGCAATTTATCCTGCAAGAAACAAGATAACACCTCAATCAATACTTCCAGTTACCAACCTGAAAAGGTGTAAGATGCTACCCTAGGTTCAGTTTCAAAAACTCTGTGGGGGAGGTTTTGTTTGCTCCCTTCTCCAGAATATTCTTCTGGAAAATTCTTGAGTGTGATAAAGATCGCGATCGAGTTGTAATGAGCGCAAAAAACAATGCTAAAGCAACGCAAAGATGGTTAATAATCTTTACGAAGTTTTTTAGATAGCTCTTTTAGTGTACCCATAGTCTCAGCTAAAAATCAACATTTCATTGAATAAAGAATATAAAATAATATTCCCAAAGTTTCTATCGCCCATTAATCGACTCAATCGGTATGTCCTTCCTTTTTCCATTTGAGCGTTTGACGCTTCCTTATCGAAAGGTAACAAAAACCCAAAAGGTCAATCCCAATTGGCGGATAAGGTGGGGAGGAATCCCATCGGTGAGTGCAAATTCAACTTGGCAAGATAAGAGGATCGTGGTTTATGATATCGAACCTGCGATTAGCTCGAATCGATGATTTGGATTGCGCCTCGCTTGAGGATACTTGCGCCGTTTCACTGCCGAGAGTTGGATCTTATCGCGCGATCGCGTCTAAACGAAACAAATTCACAGTCATTCATAAGGTCGAAAGCAGTGTTTCGATCTAAGATCGCTATATCCCAAACACTAACGACCCTTGTCGTTTACCTGCATCTTTAAATTATGACCAACAAGCCGCCCCAAACCCAAATTAGCCAAGTCTTAACCCAGGCAGTACAGACAATTCAGGCGAAATTGAACTCGGCGCTGGCACTCAAACCGGGGGCGCGCGTACCGGAGTTGTGGATACAAGAAGCCGATAAATCCAAAGCCGAAACCTATCCATTACTAGGAGATTACTATCGACTCGGACGCAGTTCTAGAGCGAACGATATTGTGGTGCGCAATCCCGTTGTCAGTCAAACGCACCTTTCCTTGAAGCGGGATAGCAAAAAGCAGAAACACTTTACGATTCAAGACGAAAATTCAACCAATGGCATTTATATGGGACGGCGCAAGCTCAAAGCACCGTTGACATTGCGTCATGGGGATGTTCTGACCTTGGGTCCGCCGGAACTCGCCGCCGGGGTGCGCGTGAAATACCACAATCCGCCGCCGAAAATTATTCGCGGGATTCAGTACGGGTTGTATGGTGTGGGAGGGATTACGGGATTAATTGTTCTGGGAATCGGGTTGGAGTGGACTAAATTTTCGGTTAATCCTTTACCTGTGGGGGTTCAGGGTCCCGTGGCGATTTACTCTCGCGACGGGCAAACGCCTTTGCGTCCTTTGCGTAATGAGGCGCATCGAGAATTGAAGAAATTGTCTGATTTTTCGCCCCATTTGCCGAGAGCGGTGATGGCATCGGAGGATAGTCGCTATTATTGGCATTTTGGGGTAGATCCCCTGGGAATTTTGCGAGCGGTTTTGATTAATCTCCGTCGCGGGGGAATTCGTCAGGGAGGAAGTACGGTAACGCAGCAGTTGGCGCGCAGTTTGTACCCAGATTTTGTGGGACGCGCGAATACGGCGGGACGGAAGTTGCGCGAGGCGGTTGTTGCGTTGAAGATGGAAACGTTTTATAGCAAGGATGAACTGCTGAAAACCTATCTCAATCGGGTGTATTTGGGGGTTGGGAGTTATGGGTTTGAGGATGCGGCGCAGTTTTATTTTGATAAGTCGGCGGCGGATCTCACGCTTTCGGAAGCGGCGACATTGGTGGCAATTTTACCCGCACCCAATAGTTACAATCCCGTTCAGAATTATAAGACTGCGGTGCAGTTGCGCGATCGCGTGATTGCAAGAATGGCACAACAGGGATTTGTCACCACAGAGGAAGCCAACCGCGCCCGACGTTCGCGCATTGAGGTGAGTCCCAAGGCGAAAGAAGCCCTTTCCAATACGATTGCGCCTTATTTTTACAGCTACATTTTTACCGAATTGGAACAATTATTGGGAAAAAGTTTAGCCCAAGAAGGCAATTTTATCG
This region includes:
- a CDS encoding PBP1A family penicillin-binding protein; the encoded protein is MTNKPPQTQISQVLTQAVQTIQAKLNSALALKPGARVPELWIQEADKSKAETYPLLGDYYRLGRSSRANDIVVRNPVVSQTHLSLKRDSKKQKHFTIQDENSTNGIYMGRRKLKAPLTLRHGDVLTLGPPELAAGVRVKYHNPPPKIIRGIQYGLYGVGGITGLIVLGIGLEWTKFSVNPLPVGVQGPVAIYSRDGQTPLRPLRNEAHRELKKLSDFSPHLPRAVMASEDSRYYWHFGVDPLGILRAVLINLRRGGIRQGGSTVTQQLARSLYPDFVGRANTAGRKLREAVVALKMETFYSKDELLKTYLNRVYLGVGSYGFEDAAQFYFDKSAADLTLSEAATLVAILPAPNSYNPVQNYKTAVQLRDRVIARMAQQGFVTTEEANRARRSRIEVSPKAKEALSNTIAPYFYSYIFTELEQLLGKSLAQEGNFIVETGLDIPKQRQAELALRNTVSQTGSQLNFDQGAIVTLNTSTGEILAMSGGADYAKSQFNRAVQAQRQPGSTFKVFAYAAALDEGISPGKSYSCAPITWRGQRYRGCERSSGSINMYRGLAQSENAVAMRVAQDAGLDNTIRIAQRLGIRSKLKATPGVVIGESEVNVLEITGAYAAFANNGVWNRPHAIKRILDSSDCEDYKNPQTCRVIYDFEQDAEANRQAIDGAIAQTMTTLLRGVVGGGTGSRASIGFGEAGKTGTTDRNVDLWFIGYVPNQRLVTGVWLGNDDNTPTRGGSTQAAQLWRDYTSKIVR